The following proteins come from a genomic window of Sardina pilchardus chromosome 1, fSarPil1.1, whole genome shotgun sequence:
- the LOC134070875 gene encoding caspase recruitment domain-containing protein 16-like has translation MASRPNKDQLSRIKPDLIERTSESVLKGLLSRLESHRPPVLHSTDVQHILQKTGVLQDQVTSLINMVLNKGDKACDVMLRLLKELDEYLSEDLGL, from the exons ATGGCCTCCAGGCCAAACAAAG ATCAACTATCCCGTATTAAGCCTGATCTCATCGAGAGGACATCAGAAAGTGTACTGAAAGGTCTGCTGTCAAGACTTGAATCCCATCGGCCTCCTGTGTTGCACAGTACGGACGTACAACACATCCTGCAGAAGACCGGTGTGCTGCAGGACCAGGTGACCTCCCTCATCAACATGGTGCTGAATAAGGGAGATAAAGCCTGTGACGTCATGCTCCGCCTTCTCAAAGAACTAGATGAATACCTCTCTGAAGACCTTGGCCTGTAG